Genomic window (Deltaproteobacteria bacterium):
TCTTCCCCTCGAGGTCGGACGGCTTGGTGATCTTGTTCCCCACCAGCGTGGCCACGGTCTCCAGGGTCTTGTCGTGGATCATGCCGACCATCTTGAGCTCGGCGCCCCGCGACTTGGCTGCGATCATGTTCCCTACGGAGGCGAAGCCGAAGTCGTCGGTGCCCGAGGCGATCCGCTTCACGGTGTCGCCGGAGCCGAAGCCGCGGGTCAACTGGACGTCGAGGCCCGCGTCCTTCCAGAACCCCTGGTCGATGCTGGCATAGAACATGGCGTGCTTGCCGTAGGGGATCCAGTCGAGGGCGAACTTGACCTTGTCGGCGGCGGACGCGCTGCCGGCCGCGGCCAGGGACAGCAAGAGGATTGCAAGGGCGATGGACAAGCGTTTCATGGCATGTACCTCCATATATTGATTGACGACTACTGTTACCACTCGTTTACAGATACTGCAGCCCGATGGTCTTTCCCACCTCTCGCACGCACTCGGTGAACTCCGCCGACAGCCGCATCTCCGGGGTCCGGGGCCGCGGCAGTCCGATGTCGATGATGTCGGTGATGCGGCCCGGCCGGGGCGTCATCACCATGACCCGGTCCGCCAGGAAGACCGCTTCCGGGATGCTGTGGGTGATCAGCAGGCTGGTCTTTTTCTTTTCGCTCCAGATGCGCTGGAGCTCCATGTTCATCTCGCCCCGGGTCATGGCGTCCAGGGCGCCGAAGGGCTCGTCCAGCAACAGCAGCGAGGGGTCGTGCACCAGCGCCCGGCTGATGGACGCGCGCTGCTGCATGCCGCCGGACAGCTCCCGCGGGTACTTGTCCTTGAACTCCGTGAGCCCGGTCAGCTCCAGCAACTCCAGGGCCTTGGGATAGTATTCCTCCTTGGAGAGGCCGAGAATCTCCACCGGCAACAGGACGTTGTCGATGACCGTGCGCCACTGGAACAGCACCGGGGTCTGGAAGACGATGCCGGTGCTGGACTTGGGTCCGGTCACCGGAGCGCCGTTCACCAGCACCTCGCCGCGGGTCTTGTCCAGCAGACCCGCGATGATCTTCATGATGGTGGTCTTGCCGCAGCCGCTGTGACCCACGAGGGAGATGAACTCCTGGTCGTAGACCTCGAACGAGGCCTCCTCCAACGCGACGATGGGGGCATCCTTGGAAGGATACACCTTGGTGAGGTTCCTGACCTCGATGGCTTTCCCGGTTTCCGTCATCGACTTCGGTCCCAAACTCGATACGCCGCAATCTGGCTGGATGCTTCCCGTCCGCCCGGAGCCGGCCTACATGCCGAAGCCCGTCATCTCCTGCTCGTCCTCGCCGATGCTCCACGGGATCAGCCAAAACTCCAGCAGCACCAAGACGCCATACAGGACGAGGCCCAGGGCCGACAGCACGACGAGGGCCGCGAACATGAACGGCGTATTGACCTCGTAGTTGGCGACCATGACCAGATACCCGAGGCCGGTGTTGCCACCCACGAACTCGCCGATGATTGCGCCGATGACCGCCAGCGTGATGGCGATCTTGAGGCCGCCGAAGAACTGCGGCAACGCGTTCGGCAGGCGGACCTTGGTGAAAATCTGCCAGTCCGAGGCCTGGAGCGACTTGACCAAGTCCAGCATCTCGGGCTGCACCATGCGCATGCCCTGGACCGTGGTGACGATGATGGGAAACCACGAGACCAGGAATGCGATGAGCACCTTGGACATCTCGCCGTAACCCACCCAGATCAGCAGCAGCGGCGCGATGGCCACCTTGGGAACGATCTGGGCCACGAGGATCAGCGGGTAGAGAAGATTCTGAAGCAACCGGGAGTAGACGATCATGATGGCCGAGACCACCCCCAGCACGAGCCCCATGAGGAACCCGTAGATGGTTTCCCGGAAGGTCACGAGGCAGTTCTGCATGAGAGGAAGGAACTTTTCGTGGATGGTCAGGGCCACCACCGACGGCGCCGGCAGCAGGAACTCGGAGACCGACAACAACCTCACCGACACCTCCCAAAGCAGCGTGAAGAGGATGAGGCTGAAAGTGATGGTGCCGAGTTCCTTGAAACGTTCGACCATGCGTTCCCTCGCGTGACCGTCGTCCGGCGATAGCGGTCGTCCGGCGGCGGCGGTCCAGCACGCTTCATAGCACAAGTTCCCGTTCAAATAACCCCCGCCGACGGGTTTTTCGGGAACAAACCGCGCGCCGGAAAGCCCGTGCCATTGCCATCGGCGTCTTTAACGGTTAGCCGTGTAGCAAGGGGCTGGCATCCCCGTCGGAAAGGACCAGACATGGCGGACAAGATACTGATCTTCGGACACGACTTCTGACACTACACGTCGAGTGCCCGTGCGGACTACTCGGACCGAAACTTCACCGTCGAATACGTCAACGTCCTGGAAGACGAGGACGGCCTTCAGCGCATGCTCGCCCTGAACGACGGCAACCGTGACATCCCGGTGATTGTGGAGGATGGCAGGGTCACCGTCGGGTTCGGCGGGAGCTGAGCCGTTTAGCGGCCGCGGTCGCGGCCCCGGAAACCACCAACCCGGAACACCTCCACGTTCTTCACGACCCACACCCGTGCAACGATCCCGATGAACCCCTTCGAGTCGCGTTGGCGAAACCGCCTGCATAGACGAATGCGCACGCTGCTCCACGCCGTCTGCTGCTTGGCGGTCGCCGCCTGCAC
Coding sequences:
- a CDS encoding ABC transporter permease — its product is MVERFKELGTITFSLILFTLLWEVSVRLLSVSEFLLPAPSVVALTIHEKFLPLMQNCLVTFRETIYGFLMGLVLGVVSAIMIVYSRLLQNLLYPLILVAQIVPKVAIAPLLLIWVGYGEMSKVLIAFLVSWFPIIVTTVQGMRMVQPEMLDLVKSLQASDWQIFTKVRLPNALPQFFGGLKIAITLAVIGAIIGEFVGGNTGLGYLVMVANYEVNTPFMFAALVVLSALGLVLYGVLVLLEFWLIPWSIGEDEQEMTGFGM
- a CDS encoding ABC transporter substrate-binding protein, whose product is MKRLSIALAILLLSLAAAGSASAADKVKFALDWIPYGKHAMFYASIDQGFWKDAGLDVQLTRGFGSGDTVKRIASGTDDFGFASVGNMIAAKSRGAELKMVGMIHDKTLETVATLVGNKITKPSDLEGKKIGSPEANASRVIFPAFANINKFDNKKVTWVNMTVPAT
- a CDS encoding ABC transporter ATP-binding protein is translated as MTETGKAIEVRNLTKVYPSKDAPIVALEEASFEVYDQEFISLVGHSGCGKTTIMKIIAGLLDKTRGEVLVNGAPVTGPKSSTGIVFQTPVLFQWRTVIDNVLLPVEILGLSKEEYYPKALELLELTGLTEFKDKYPRELSGGMQQRASISRALVHDPSLLLLDEPFGALDAMTRGEMNMELQRIWSEKKKTSLLITHSIPEAVFLADRVMVMTPRPGRITDIIDIGLPRPRTPEMRLSAEFTECVREVGKTIGLQYL
- a CDS encoding Uxx-star family glutaredoxin-like (seleno)protein gives rise to the protein MADKILIFGHDFUHYTSSARADYSDRNFTVEYVNVLEDEDGLQRMLALNDGNRDIPVIVEDGRVTVGFGGS